From Granulicella sp. WH15, the proteins below share one genomic window:
- a CDS encoding choice-of-anchor D domain-containing protein produces the protein MSCGVSLAQLVQVNGISTVAGNGTGGFAGDGGAATSAELAQPHCLALDSAGNLYVSDSANNRVRKISASTGLITTVAGNGTAGFSGDGGPAISAELNSPYGLAFDKAGNLYVADSSNNRIRMVAASSGTITTVAGTGTHGFSGDGGAAIHAEMGSPFGVAVDSTGNLYIGDFQNERIREVTASTGIITTVAGNGTYGYSGDGGAATSARLASPYGVAVDSIGNLYIADENSNHIRLVTAATGIITTIAGNGTQGDSGDGGPATSAELNLPDEVTVDSSNNLYIVDENGHRVRKVALGTGIITTVAGTGTPGHSGDGGAAIKAELNYPNGMVVDRDGNLYIADTGNAIIRKVSPLIFPATNVGSSSAPQNLFLQTAAAETITSFTVPASQGNKQEYTIGAVSGCAVNGVTSNPAGTICTIPVTFSPAYPGQRAVPVQAVTSTGKINIGLNGQGVSPLVSLTPGTMSTLAGDVGSSNCNAYTGPALLGPLCNPSAGAVDFAGNVYTAAFYSNTVSKIDTSGNITVIAGTGAGGLSGVGGPATKATFDRPADVVVDPAGNVYFAAETAQQVFRIDATTQILTSVAGNGTEGYSGDNGPATEASLNRPEGVALDLQGNLYIEDQNNNLIRKVDTAGIITTVAGNPATINQGSPTYSGDGGPATQANLALCCGGVYASYDSITVDSAGNLFIGDSGHHVVREVTTDGIIHTVAGNNALGPGYSGDGGAATKAQLNWPMGVAVDPAGDLYIADFSNNLIRKVDSATQTITTVAGNGSLGSTGGGLATQVALNGPQKVVLDGEGNLYVADTKNNLVRKTDISNTTLTFVTPTAVASTDTTDGPLGVAVSNIGNAPLTLPPPATGSNASVSKGFTFFIGESGPCPFVGPSSSAGTLGQGSSCGLTVEFTPTSVGSITGSLVLTDNNLNAVSPYATQTISLIGTGQAGTSTGALTIAPTTQTFASTAVGSTSSALTSIITNTTNQAIYLSSRSLTDATDFTQSDNCGGLIEANTGTCTVTFTFTPQSAGALTSTFSIHDLDHPASPLTVALSGNGTGVASAPQATLTPPSVDFGSVTTGTTSSAQNFTLSNTGTTSLGITSISLGGANPGSFSIDTDNCATGATALARPAHSVAAAHSRANPRDIPALQSGTYCQLYIVFSPTSAGSSTATLTIVDQAGTQTSTLTGTGVATAPPATPQAALTPSSVNFNSVATGSSSAAQTFTLANHGNAALSISSISLGGAKSFAVGSNNCGASLAASASCTISVTFTPSAVGSATATLTIADNAPGSPQSSTLTGTGTASPAAADFTVTATPASQSITSGSSAAYSVNVASTGGAFAQAVALAASGLPAGATVSFSPASVTPGDSAAQSTMTIRTASPQMARGNGLPRWPFTAPVFAALLLLIPGKRLSLGKKSRGLFASLACIVALFGIAVSTTGCGAGFALPSSAKTYTITVTGTSGSDTHSTTVTLTVQ, from the coding sequence ATGTCTTGCGGAGTCTCGCTGGCCCAACTGGTGCAGGTCAATGGCATCTCGACGGTAGCCGGTAACGGAACCGGCGGGTTTGCAGGCGACGGCGGTGCAGCGACAAGCGCAGAGCTGGCTCAGCCCCATTGCCTGGCGCTCGATAGTGCAGGCAACCTCTACGTCTCAGACTCCGCAAATAACAGGGTTCGCAAGATCAGCGCGAGTACAGGACTTATTACGACCGTGGCCGGTAATGGTACGGCGGGCTTCTCAGGAGACGGTGGGCCGGCGATCAGCGCAGAGCTGAACTCTCCCTACGGTCTGGCTTTCGACAAAGCCGGTAATCTCTACGTCGCGGACTCGTCCAATAATCGGATCCGCATGGTGGCGGCGTCCTCCGGAACTATCACGACCGTTGCAGGCACGGGGACGCACGGATTCTCCGGCGATGGTGGCGCAGCAATCCATGCCGAGATGGGCTCGCCTTTTGGCGTGGCGGTAGATAGCACCGGCAATCTCTACATCGGCGACTTTCAGAACGAGCGGATTCGCGAGGTAACCGCATCTACCGGCATCATCACGACCGTTGCAGGCAATGGAACCTACGGTTATTCGGGCGATGGCGGAGCGGCGACGAGTGCGCGGCTGGCCTCTCCGTATGGAGTAGCTGTCGATAGCATCGGCAACCTTTATATCGCGGACGAGAATAGCAACCATATAAGGCTTGTGACGGCAGCTACGGGAATCATCACCACGATTGCCGGAAACGGAACCCAAGGCGACTCAGGGGATGGTGGACCGGCCACCAGCGCCGAATTGAACCTGCCCGACGAAGTGACCGTGGATAGTTCCAACAACCTGTACATCGTGGATGAAAATGGCCATCGCGTTCGGAAGGTGGCGCTCGGCACCGGAATCATCACGACCGTAGCTGGCACCGGAACACCCGGCCATTCAGGCGACGGTGGAGCGGCAATCAAAGCCGAATTGAATTACCCGAATGGCATGGTGGTGGACCGCGACGGCAATCTCTATATCGCAGACACAGGGAACGCGATCATACGTAAAGTTTCGCCACTTATATTCCCAGCCACCAACGTCGGCAGCAGCAGTGCCCCTCAGAACCTCTTCCTCCAGACGGCGGCCGCCGAGACCATCACCAGCTTCACTGTGCCTGCCTCTCAGGGCAACAAGCAGGAGTATACGATCGGCGCAGTCAGCGGCTGCGCCGTCAATGGCGTGACGTCCAACCCGGCTGGCACGATCTGCACCATTCCCGTCACCTTCAGTCCCGCGTATCCCGGCCAGCGTGCCGTGCCCGTCCAGGCAGTCACCAGTACCGGCAAGATCAATATCGGCCTGAACGGCCAGGGTGTGAGTCCGCTCGTGTCGCTGACTCCTGGAACCATGTCAACGCTGGCCGGTGACGTCGGCAGTTCAAACTGCAATGCCTACACTGGGCCTGCGCTGCTTGGGCCACTGTGCAATCCATCCGCGGGCGCAGTGGATTTCGCGGGTAACGTCTATACCGCGGCGTTCTACAGCAATACCGTCAGCAAAATCGATACGAGTGGCAACATCACCGTGATCGCCGGTACTGGCGCGGGGGGCCTAAGCGGCGTGGGCGGTCCTGCCACCAAAGCAACGTTCGATCGTCCTGCCGACGTTGTTGTCGATCCCGCGGGCAACGTCTATTTCGCAGCCGAGACCGCCCAGCAGGTCTTCAGGATAGATGCCACCACGCAGATACTCACCAGCGTTGCGGGCAATGGAACAGAAGGTTACAGCGGAGACAATGGCCCAGCCACCGAGGCAAGCCTAAACCGGCCGGAAGGTGTCGCTCTCGATTTGCAGGGCAATCTCTATATCGAAGACCAGAACAATAACTTGATTCGCAAGGTAGATACTGCGGGCATCATTACGACGGTTGCGGGTAATCCAGCGACTATCAATCAAGGCTCACCCACCTACAGCGGTGATGGCGGACCGGCTACTCAGGCTAACCTGGCTCTCTGCTGCGGGGGCGTTTATGCGTCTTACGATTCCATCACCGTGGATTCTGCGGGCAATCTGTTCATCGGGGATTCCGGCCACCACGTCGTCCGAGAAGTAACAACGGACGGCATCATTCACACCGTTGCCGGAAACAACGCACTAGGACCCGGCTACAGCGGCGACGGAGGAGCGGCAACCAAAGCGCAATTGAACTGGCCGATGGGCGTCGCAGTGGACCCTGCCGGAGATCTCTATATTGCGGACTTTTCAAATAACCTCATCCGAAAAGTGGATTCTGCCACCCAAACCATCACAACCGTCGCCGGTAATGGCTCGCTGGGCTCTACTGGTGGTGGACTGGCAACGCAGGTAGCTTTGAATGGCCCGCAGAAGGTTGTGTTAGATGGCGAGGGTAATCTCTACGTCGCCGACACCAAGAACAATCTTGTCCGCAAGACAGATATCAGCAACACCACGTTGACCTTCGTAACGCCCACTGCAGTCGCATCGACCGACACCACAGACGGCCCGCTGGGAGTGGCCGTTTCAAACATCGGCAACGCGCCACTGACTCTGCCGCCACCTGCGACCGGGTCAAATGCGAGTGTCTCCAAGGGCTTCACGTTCTTCATCGGCGAGAGCGGGCCGTGCCCCTTTGTGGGTCCATCTTCATCAGCAGGAACGCTGGGACAAGGAAGTAGCTGCGGACTCACGGTGGAGTTCACCCCAACCAGTGTTGGCAGCATCACCGGCTCGCTCGTACTGACGGACAACAATCTGAATGCGGTCAGCCCCTATGCCACACAGACGATCTCGCTGATCGGCACCGGACAGGCCGGCACCAGTACCGGAGCGCTCACCATCGCACCCACAACGCAGACATTTGCCTCAACTGCCGTGGGCAGCACCAGCTCCGCACTTACCTCTATCATCACCAACACCACCAACCAGGCGATTTACCTTAGCAGCCGTTCGTTGACCGATGCGACGGACTTTACTCAGAGCGACAACTGCGGCGGTCTCATCGAGGCCAACACAGGCACCTGCACCGTTACCTTTACCTTCACGCCGCAGAGCGCAGGCGCACTCACCTCCACCTTCTCGATCCATGACCTCGACCATCCTGCATCACCCTTGACCGTAGCCCTCTCCGGAAACGGCACAGGCGTGGCCAGCGCACCCCAGGCGACGCTCACACCTCCATCTGTAGACTTCGGCAGTGTGACGACAGGCACGACAAGCTCCGCGCAAAACTTCACGCTCTCAAATACTGGCACCACATCGCTGGGCATCACATCCATCTCGCTCGGCGGGGCGAATCCGGGCAGCTTCTCCATCGACACAGACAACTGCGCCACCGGAGCGACAGCCCTCGCCAGACCAGCGCATAGCGTGGCTGCCGCACATAGCCGAGCCAACCCAAGAGACATACCCGCACTGCAGTCAGGAACATACTGCCAGCTCTACATTGTCTTCTCGCCCACCAGCGCAGGCTCATCCACGGCAACCCTCACCATCGTCGATCAAGCCGGAACGCAGACCTCGACGTTGACAGGAACGGGCGTCGCAACGGCTCCGCCAGCGACTCCTCAGGCCGCCCTCACCCCCTCCTCTGTGAACTTCAACAGCGTTGCGACCGGCAGCAGCAGCGCAGCCCAGACCTTCACCCTTGCCAACCATGGAAACGCGGCTCTGTCGATCAGCTCCATCTCCCTCGGCGGAGCCAAGTCCTTCGCGGTCGGGTCGAACAACTGCGGAGCGTCTCTTGCCGCGAGCGCTTCCTGCACGATCTCCGTAACGTTTACGCCTTCCGCCGTCGGCTCTGCCACCGCGACGCTAACCATTGCCGACAACGCCCCCGGCTCACCGCAGAGCAGCACACTAACAGGCACGGGCACAGCGTCACCGGCTGCCGCCGATTTCACCGTGACCGCGACCCCAGCCTCCCAAAGCATCACCTCGGGAAGCAGCGCCGCTTACAGCGTAAACGTCGCTTCGACGGGCGGCGCCTTTGCCCAGGCGGTCGCCCTCGCCGCGAGCGGCCTTCCGGCCGGAGCGACGGTCTCCTTTTCGCCCGCTTCAGTCACGCCCGGAGACTCCGCTGCCCAGTCCACCATGACCATCCGGACAGCCTCTCCTCAGATGGCAAGAGGAAACGGCCTTCCACGGTGGCCCTTCACGGCACCAGTCTTCGCAGCCCTGCTGCTGCTCATCCCAGGCAAGAGACTCAGCCTCGGGAAGAAAAGCCGAGGGCTCTTCGCGAGCCTTGCCTGCATCGTTGCCTTGTTCGGCATCGCGGTGTCAACGACAGGCTGCGGTGCCGGCTTCGCGCTGCCGTCGTCCGCCAAAACCTACACCATCACCGTGACCGGAACCAGCGGATCGGACACCCACTCAACCACAGTCACGCTGACCGTGCAGTAA
- a CDS encoding winged helix-turn-helix domain-containing protein, whose amino-acid sequence MIRFEEYAIDRDRWQLIWRNEPLPLNRKTFDLLLYLADHADRVVGKDELLRTLWPESFVEESNLTQHIFLLRKALSRHESGAKIIETVPGRGYRFAVAASAVEGQQNPGNQMVISASESITRITLEEEEEDTSKLSFQELEVSHPLLSAPSGKRRLYWVAGGLVAVAAVCVIGWFGWQRWMDRTGGPPVQVVVTGMDGTTGDLTLDRALLAALRIDLSQSPFVSLVPKDTVNATLVEMKQKPDDPITVVTARDLCERTNSQAVLHGMVVRNGTHFLLTEEATSCVDGTTLASARQEAGKPEELPRSIDRLAESIRRKLGESRNSVARFSARLSPATTASLEALKAYSESSRMSEQGKLPEAINLLKQAVADDPGFAVAWNDLWAYTASVNGDPISAREAIQKAYSLRDSAGALERLTITAHYDMVVVGDLFESERNYQAWTQLYPRSVIAWNGLSLTQQELGHYPDAEISAAHAVALRPRYAGLNLNLALAQMSTGNGQAARATCQHAIDQGIDSDHLRAGCLSVAYMLHDSAMLKTQRDWAAAHPQTPLFTIGEAGIAVGEGRFGDAGRLIAHAAQILRNQGLGSQADAYTRSMGINLIEAGDIEAGTRMLRASPPDPESGMDLVGLAEINDIAAATAGVRAMEKEHPQGTLWKLYWEPIIHAQIAMANRKPHDAVTLLEPTHQFDSKGIDLPMRRGLAYLAAGQPAFAEKDFRYVIANQRLDPTSSFYPLAWLQLGRALARENNRTAASDAYQHFLTLWVHADPDAIFVRQAKQELASLQTVAPAQ is encoded by the coding sequence TTGATCAGGTTTGAGGAGTATGCAATTGATCGCGACCGATGGCAGTTGATCTGGCGTAACGAACCCCTGCCGCTCAATAGGAAGACCTTCGACCTGCTTCTCTACCTGGCAGATCATGCCGACCGGGTGGTGGGGAAGGACGAATTGCTGCGTACGCTCTGGCCGGAGTCGTTCGTCGAAGAGAGCAACCTGACCCAGCACATCTTCCTGCTTCGCAAGGCGCTCTCCCGGCATGAGTCGGGAGCAAAGATTATCGAGACTGTTCCCGGGCGTGGGTATCGCTTTGCAGTCGCAGCCTCTGCGGTCGAGGGGCAGCAGAACCCCGGCAATCAGATGGTTATCAGTGCGAGCGAGTCCATCACCCGGATTACCCTCGAAGAGGAGGAAGAGGACACCTCGAAGCTGTCTTTTCAGGAACTTGAGGTCAGCCACCCGCTACTGTCCGCTCCATCCGGAAAGCGCCGTCTCTATTGGGTAGCGGGGGGATTGGTCGCCGTGGCGGCGGTTTGCGTAATCGGCTGGTTCGGCTGGCAGAGATGGATGGACCGCACCGGCGGCCCACCGGTTCAGGTAGTTGTCACAGGAATGGACGGGACCACTGGCGATTTGACCCTTGACCGCGCCCTTCTGGCAGCGCTGCGAATCGACCTCTCCCAAAGCCCTTTTGTCTCCCTCGTCCCCAAGGACACGGTGAACGCCACCCTCGTCGAGATGAAGCAAAAACCGGATGACCCGATCACGGTCGTTACCGCCAGGGATCTTTGCGAACGGACCAATAGCCAGGCCGTCCTTCACGGTATGGTCGTCCGCAATGGCACGCACTTTCTCCTGACCGAAGAAGCTACCAGCTGCGTCGATGGCACTACCCTCGCCAGCGCCCGGCAGGAGGCAGGCAAACCCGAGGAATTGCCACGGAGCATCGACAGGCTGGCCGAAAGTATCCGCCGGAAGCTCGGAGAATCCCGCAATAGTGTGGCCCGCTTCAGCGCGCGGCTCTCACCTGCAACGACCGCCTCCCTCGAAGCACTCAAGGCCTATAGCGAGTCCTCGCGAATGTCTGAGCAGGGTAAGTTGCCCGAGGCTATCAATCTGCTCAAGCAAGCCGTCGCTGACGATCCAGGCTTCGCGGTGGCCTGGAATGATCTCTGGGCTTACACCGCCAGCGTCAATGGCGATCCGATCTCTGCCCGCGAGGCAATTCAGAAGGCATATAGCCTGCGCGACTCGGCCGGAGCCCTCGAACGCCTGACCATCACGGCCCACTACGACATGGTCGTCGTTGGGGACCTCTTTGAATCCGAAAGAAACTATCAGGCCTGGACGCAGCTTTATCCCCGCTCAGTCATTGCCTGGAACGGCCTCTCGCTTACCCAGCAAGAACTGGGACACTATCCTGATGCTGAGATCTCCGCCGCTCACGCGGTGGCGTTACGGCCCAGGTACGCCGGCTTGAACCTCAATCTTGCACTCGCTCAGATGAGTACGGGAAATGGGCAAGCGGCGCGCGCTACGTGCCAGCACGCCATAGACCAGGGGATCGACAGCGACCATCTGCGTGCGGGCTGTCTCTCGGTCGCTTACATGCTCCACGATTCGGCCATGCTTAAAACTCAGAGGGACTGGGCTGCCGCTCATCCGCAGACGCCGTTGTTCACCATCGGCGAGGCGGGTATTGCCGTTGGAGAAGGCCGCTTTGGCGATGCGGGCAGGCTGATCGCCCATGCGGCCCAAATCCTGCGTAATCAGGGGCTTGGGAGCCAGGCAGACGCCTATACGAGAAGCATGGGTATCAATCTCATCGAGGCTGGCGACATCGAAGCAGGCACGCGTATGTTGCGTGCCAGCCCTCCCGATCCCGAGAGCGGCATGGATCTCGTGGGTCTCGCTGAGATCAACGACATCGCCGCTGCCACTGCGGGCGTTCGGGCGATGGAGAAAGAACATCCGCAAGGCACGCTGTGGAAGCTTTACTGGGAGCCCATCATCCATGCCCAGATTGCCATGGCCAACCGCAAGCCCCACGATGCTGTCACTCTGCTCGAACCTACCCACCAGTTCGACTCCAAGGGCATCGACCTGCCTATGCGCCGGGGTCTCGCTTACCTTGCCGCAGGCCAGCCCGCGTTTGCCGAAAAAGACTTCCGCTACGTTATCGCGAATCAAAGACTAGATCCTACGTCGAGCTTCTACCCGCTGGCATGGCTCCAGCTCGGCCGCGCTCTTGCAAGAGAAAACAACCGCACTGCCGCAAGCGATGCCTACCAGCACTTCCTTACACTCTGGGTCCATGCCGATCCCGACGCCATATTTGTGAGACAGGCCAAGCAGGAGCTTGCCTCTTTGCAAACGGTCGCTCCGGCCCAATAA